The following are encoded together in the Variovorax sp. PBS-H4 genome:
- a CDS encoding DUF1016 N-terminal domain-containing protein, giving the protein MHQAALFALRADPMATRKSPVSRKSQKPIGAQALVDDIRSLIADARLHVATTANATLTLLYWRVGQRIRTEVLGGDRAEYGEQIVVTLSRQLSAEHGSGFSDKNLRRMIQFAEVFPDEKIFAHRLCFSYEP; this is encoded by the coding sequence ATGCATCAAGCCGCTCTGTTTGCTTTGCGAGCTGACCCGATGGCAACCCGCAAGTCGCCTGTCTCGCGAAAGTCGCAAAAACCAATTGGCGCGCAGGCGCTTGTTGACGACATACGAAGCCTGATCGCGGACGCTCGTCTTCACGTTGCCACGACGGCCAATGCAACGCTGACGCTGCTGTATTGGCGCGTCGGGCAACGCATTCGCACCGAGGTGCTTGGCGGGGATCGTGCGGAGTACGGCGAGCAGATTGTCGTAACGCTGTCACGACAATTGAGCGCCGAGCACGGTAGCGGTTTCAGCGATAAGAACCTGCGCCGCATGATCCAGTTCGCCGAGGTTTTCCCCGACGAGAAAATTTTCGCGCACCGCCTATGCTTCAGCTATGAACCATGA
- a CDS encoding ABC transporter ATP-binding protein: MLQIEGLNTYYGDSHILRGVDVSLPSATSVGLLGRNGMGKTTLIRSLMGYVRPASGRVKLDGNDVTGWAPEKMARRGIGYVPEGRGIFPNLSVRENLVMSARAGIDGKREWTFDRVMTTFPRLTERLSHGGQQLSGGEQQMLSIGRALMTNPRLLILDEATEGLAPLIVAEIWRVIADIRATGIATLIVDRDWRKVLGHTEQAVVMEKGKIVRQGPSAGLLAEPKVLEELLGV; the protein is encoded by the coding sequence ATGCTGCAGATCGAAGGGCTGAACACCTACTACGGCGACAGCCACATCCTGCGCGGCGTGGATGTCTCGCTGCCGTCAGCGACCTCCGTGGGCTTGCTCGGGCGCAACGGCATGGGGAAGACCACGCTGATCCGATCGCTGATGGGCTATGTGCGGCCTGCGTCGGGGCGGGTGAAGCTCGACGGCAATGACGTCACCGGATGGGCGCCCGAGAAGATGGCGCGTCGCGGCATCGGGTATGTGCCCGAAGGCCGCGGGATTTTTCCCAATCTCTCGGTGCGCGAGAACCTGGTGATGAGCGCGCGGGCCGGGATCGATGGCAAGCGGGAGTGGACCTTCGACCGGGTGATGACGACGTTTCCACGGCTGACGGAGCGGCTGTCGCATGGCGGGCAGCAGCTGTCGGGTGGGGAGCAGCAGATGCTTTCGATCGGGCGGGCGTTGATGACGAATCCGCGGTTGCTGATTCTGGATGAGGCGACTGAAGGGCTGGCGCCGCTGATCGTGGCGGAGATCTGGCGAGTGATTGCGGATATCCGGGCTACGGGGATTGCGACGCTGATCGTGGATCGGGACTGGCGGAAGGTGCTGGGGCACACCGAGCAGGCTGTGGTGATGGAGAAGGGGAAGATTGTCAGGCAGGGGCCTTCGGCGGGGTTGTTGGCGGAGCCGAAGGTGTTGGAGGAGTTGTTGGGGGTGTGA
- a CDS encoding ABC transporter ATP-binding protein, with amino-acid sequence MTKLLEVEALTRRFGGLVAVNKVTLDLHRGEVHAVIGTNGAGKSTLINMLSGEIAASDGRITLDGEDITRRAQFRRALAGVGRSYQRTTIFPEFTVLENCRLAAQAAAPKPWAIWQASQSCDYSNGAAREALEAAGLSSVAGRIAGTLSHGAKRQLEVAMCLATKPRVLLLDEPLAGMGAEETERMLALLANLKATHAILLVEHDMDAVFRIADRITVMVNGTVIATGDPASIRVNPEVRTAYLGEDH; translated from the coding sequence ATGACGAAGTTGCTGGAGGTCGAGGCGCTCACGCGCCGCTTTGGCGGCCTGGTCGCGGTCAACAAGGTGACGCTGGACCTGCATCGCGGCGAAGTGCATGCGGTGATCGGCACCAACGGTGCGGGCAAGTCCACGCTGATCAACATGCTCTCGGGGGAGATCGCTGCCTCCGACGGGCGCATCACCCTCGACGGCGAGGACATCACCCGGCGCGCGCAGTTCCGCCGCGCGCTGGCGGGCGTGGGGCGCAGCTACCAGCGCACCACGATCTTTCCGGAGTTCACCGTGCTGGAGAACTGCCGCCTCGCGGCGCAGGCCGCGGCGCCGAAGCCGTGGGCCATCTGGCAGGCCTCACAGAGCTGCGACTACAGCAACGGCGCCGCGCGCGAGGCATTGGAAGCCGCCGGCCTCTCGTCCGTCGCCGGCCGTATCGCCGGCACCTTGAGCCACGGTGCCAAGCGCCAGCTCGAGGTCGCGATGTGCCTGGCCACCAAGCCGCGCGTGCTGCTGCTCGACGAGCCGCTGGCCGGCATGGGCGCGGAAGAGACCGAGCGCATGCTGGCCCTGCTCGCGAACCTGAAGGCCACGCACGCGATCCTGCTGGTGGAGCACGACATGGATGCGGTGTTCCGCATTGCCGACCGCATCACCGTGATGGTCAACGGCACCGTGATTGCAACCGGCGACCCGGCGTCGATCCGCGTGAATCCTGAAGTGCGCACGGCCTACCTGGGCGAGGACCATTGA
- a CDS encoding branched-chain amino acid ABC transporter permease, whose amino-acid sequence MKNFSHYLPLLCAIALAALGPFLGPYLGDLVVKVMILAIFALSLELLVGMTGLVSLGHAAFYGIGAYATVLGSGKEGGSIAMLLPLAMGCAAGYALVTGALSLRTRGVYFIMVTLAFAQMAFFVFHDTALGGGSDGIYMYIRPALGALDMENSKVQFYFVLGALVFTYGLLALIRRSRFGAALAGIRVNEQRMRAAGFPVYGYKLAAFVIAGALAGLAGFLVASRDGVVNPELLAWHNSGEVLLMIILGGLGHLRGAVIGAVAFTLLKELLSTHAIVGPLADHWQLTLGLAIIAFVALLPKGIVGLRVRVMPKKEAAA is encoded by the coding sequence ATGAAAAACTTTTCGCACTACCTGCCGCTCCTGTGTGCCATCGCGCTCGCGGCGCTCGGTCCTTTCCTCGGCCCTTATCTTGGTGACCTGGTGGTCAAGGTGATGATCCTCGCGATCTTCGCGCTGAGCCTCGAACTGCTCGTCGGCATGACCGGGCTGGTGAGCCTGGGCCATGCGGCCTTCTACGGCATCGGCGCCTATGCCACCGTGCTCGGCTCGGGCAAGGAAGGCGGATCGATCGCCATGCTGCTGCCGCTCGCCATGGGCTGCGCGGCCGGCTATGCGCTGGTGACCGGCGCCTTGAGCCTGCGCACCCGCGGCGTGTACTTCATCATGGTCACGCTGGCCTTCGCGCAGATGGCCTTCTTCGTCTTCCACGACACCGCATTGGGTGGCGGCAGCGACGGCATCTACATGTACATCCGCCCGGCGCTGGGTGCGCTGGACATGGAGAACAGCAAGGTGCAGTTCTACTTCGTGCTCGGTGCGCTGGTCTTCACCTACGGCCTGCTGGCGCTGATCCGCCGATCGCGCTTCGGCGCCGCGCTGGCCGGCATTCGCGTCAACGAGCAGCGCATGCGCGCGGCGGGTTTTCCGGTGTACGGGTACAAGCTTGCGGCCTTCGTGATTGCGGGTGCGCTTGCCGGGCTGGCGGGCTTTCTCGTGGCGTCGCGCGATGGCGTGGTCAACCCCGAGCTGCTGGCCTGGCACAACTCGGGCGAGGTGCTGCTGATGATCATCCTGGGCGGCCTCGGCCACCTGCGCGGCGCCGTGATCGGCGCGGTGGCCTTCACGCTGCTGAAGGAGCTGCTGTCCACACATGCCATCGTCGGCCCGCTCGCCGACCACTGGCAGTTGACGCTGGGCCTGGCCATCATCGCCTTCGTCGCACTGCTGCCCAAGGGCATCGTCGGGCTGCGCGTGCGCGTGATGCCGAAGAAGGAGGCTGCGGCATGA
- a CDS encoding branched-chain amino acid ABC transporter permease — protein sequence MDFGTFLVQCLNSVQYGLLLFLVASGLTLIFGIMGVINLAHGSFYMVGAYMAFALAPLFGDQFILMLLAGVVLTALFGYLLEWAFFSYLYQRDHLQQVLMTYGLILVFEELRSILVGNDVHGVPVPPWLSGSFALGDLMSYPWYRLFASAACIVLAIGLYYVVNRTRLGMMIRAGASNRDMVRGLGIDIRRLYRIVFAAGVALAALAGMIAAPMSSVYPNMGASVLIICFVVVVIGGIGSITGALVASLLVGFVDTFGKVFFAELSGIGVYVLMAIILIWRPEGLMGRKT from the coding sequence GTGGACTTCGGTACCTTTCTCGTCCAATGCCTGAACTCGGTTCAGTACGGGCTTCTGTTGTTCCTGGTGGCCTCCGGACTGACGCTGATCTTCGGCATCATGGGCGTGATCAACCTGGCCCACGGCAGTTTCTACATGGTCGGCGCGTACATGGCGTTCGCGCTCGCGCCGCTCTTCGGTGACCAGTTCATCCTGATGCTGCTGGCGGGCGTGGTGCTGACCGCGCTCTTCGGCTACCTGCTGGAGTGGGCCTTCTTCAGCTACCTCTACCAGCGCGATCATTTGCAGCAGGTGCTGATGACCTACGGCCTGATCCTCGTCTTCGAGGAGCTGCGTTCGATCCTCGTGGGCAACGACGTGCACGGCGTGCCCGTGCCGCCCTGGCTGAGCGGCAGCTTCGCGCTCGGCGACCTCATGAGCTACCCGTGGTACCGGCTCTTTGCATCGGCCGCCTGCATCGTGCTCGCGATCGGGCTGTACTACGTGGTCAACCGCACGCGGCTGGGCATGATGATTCGCGCCGGTGCCAGCAACCGCGACATGGTGCGTGGGCTGGGCATCGACATTCGCCGGCTCTACCGCATCGTCTTCGCGGCCGGCGTGGCGCTGGCCGCGTTGGCGGGAATGATCGCGGCGCCCATGTCGTCGGTGTATCCGAACATGGGTGCGAGCGTGCTGATCATCTGCTTCGTCGTGGTGGTGATCGGCGGCATCGGCTCCATCACCGGTGCGCTGGTCGCGTCGCTGCTGGTGGGCTTCGTCGATACCTTCGGCAAGGTGTTCTTCGCCGAACTGAGCGGCATCGGCGTGTACGTGCTGATGGCGATCATCCTGATCTGGCGCCCTGAAGGTTTGATGGGGCGCAAGACCTGA
- a CDS encoding ABC transporter substrate-binding protein — MTTRTTARSTLTALALACIATLGHAQQGKLKVGLMLPFSGTYAALGTAIENGFRLNVEEHGGKLGGREIEYIKVDDESDPAKATDNVNKLIKRDNVDVIVGTVHSGVAMAMAKAAKESGTVLIVPNAGADAVTGPMCAQNIFRSSFSNWQPAYAMGEVAAKQGKKTAMTITWKYAAGDESVAGFKEGFEKGGGKVLKQLTVPFPNVEFQALLTEIAAAKPDAVYSFFAGGGAVKFVKDYAAAGLNKTIPLYGPGFLTDGTLDAQGDAAQGMLTTLHYADGLNTPRDNKFRTDYAKMFKLQPDVYAVQGYDAAQMLAIGLNATKGDITKKAEFASAIEKAKIDSPRGTFTVGKSHNPVQDVYLRKVDGKENKVVNVAVKGLADPARGCKM, encoded by the coding sequence ATGACCACCCGCACCACAGCACGCAGCACGCTCACCGCCCTCGCGCTGGCCTGCATCGCCACGCTGGGCCACGCCCAGCAGGGCAAGCTCAAGGTCGGCCTGATGCTGCCCTTCAGCGGCACCTACGCCGCGCTCGGCACGGCCATCGAGAACGGCTTCAGGCTCAATGTCGAGGAGCACGGCGGCAAGCTCGGCGGCCGCGAGATCGAATACATCAAGGTCGACGACGAGTCCGACCCGGCCAAGGCCACCGACAACGTCAACAAGCTCATCAAGCGCGACAACGTCGATGTCATCGTCGGCACCGTGCACTCCGGCGTCGCGATGGCGATGGCCAAGGCCGCCAAGGAAAGCGGCACCGTGCTCATCGTGCCCAATGCCGGCGCCGATGCCGTGACCGGCCCGATGTGCGCGCAGAACATCTTCCGCAGCTCGTTCTCGAACTGGCAGCCCGCCTACGCGATGGGCGAGGTCGCGGCCAAGCAGGGCAAGAAGACCGCGATGACCATCACCTGGAAATACGCGGCCGGCGACGAGTCGGTGGCCGGCTTCAAGGAAGGCTTCGAGAAGGGCGGCGGCAAGGTGCTCAAGCAGCTGACCGTTCCCTTCCCCAACGTCGAGTTCCAGGCACTGCTGACCGAGATCGCGGCGGCCAAGCCCGACGCGGTGTATTCCTTCTTCGCCGGCGGCGGCGCGGTGAAGTTCGTCAAGGACTATGCGGCGGCGGGCCTCAACAAGACCATCCCGCTCTACGGCCCCGGCTTCCTGACCGACGGCACGCTCGATGCGCAGGGCGACGCGGCCCAAGGCATGCTCACCACGCTGCACTATGCCGACGGCCTCAACACCCCGCGCGACAACAAGTTCCGCACCGACTACGCCAAGATGTTCAAGCTGCAGCCCGACGTGTACGCGGTGCAGGGCTACGACGCCGCGCAGATGCTGGCCATCGGCCTGAACGCAACCAAGGGCGACATCACCAAGAAGGCCGAGTTCGCAAGCGCCATCGAGAAGGCGAAGATCGACAGCCCGCGCGGCACCTTCACCGTCGGCAAGTCGCACAACCCGGTGCAGGACGTCTACCTGCGCAAGGTCGACGGCAAGGAGAACAAGGTCGTCAACGTCGCCGTGAAGGGTCTCGCCGACCCGGCACGCGGCTGCAAGATGTGA
- a CDS encoding alpha/beta fold hydrolase: MSTGSEFAAIRWRGKDVRVEYLRIAPERTDAPLLVFLHEGLGSIAMWKDFPQRLCDAGGFRGLVFSRPGYGRSTPRGPEETWDVDFMHRQAHEVLPAFFDAIGLQEKPWLFGHSDGASISLLYAARFPERVAGLVVLAPHIFVEDVTVANIEQARLAYLGTDLPKKLGRYHDDVDSAFWGWNRIWLHPPFRQWNIEAELDSIRCPVLAIQGIDDEYGTLAQIRGIAERVPGTALVELPDCGHSPHRDQPEKAIVATVSFINDDRRSP; encoded by the coding sequence GTGAGCACGGGCTCCGAATTCGCCGCCATCCGCTGGCGGGGGAAAGATGTGCGCGTCGAATACCTGCGCATCGCCCCGGAGCGCACCGACGCCCCGCTCCTCGTCTTCCTGCACGAAGGCCTCGGCTCGATCGCGATGTGGAAGGACTTTCCCCAACGCCTGTGCGACGCAGGCGGCTTCCGCGGCCTGGTGTTCTCGCGCCCCGGCTACGGGCGCTCGACGCCGCGCGGGCCGGAGGAGACCTGGGACGTCGACTTCATGCACCGCCAGGCCCACGAGGTGCTGCCGGCCTTCTTCGACGCCATCGGCTTGCAGGAGAAGCCCTGGCTCTTCGGCCACAGCGACGGCGCGTCGATCTCGCTGCTGTACGCGGCGCGGTTCCCGGAGCGCGTGGCCGGCCTGGTGGTGCTGGCGCCGCACATCTTCGTCGAGGACGTCACCGTGGCCAACATCGAGCAGGCCCGGCTGGCCTACCTCGGGACCGACCTGCCGAAGAAGCTGGGCCGCTACCACGACGACGTCGACTCGGCCTTCTGGGGCTGGAACCGCATTTGGCTGCATCCGCCCTTCAGGCAATGGAACATCGAGGCCGAGCTCGACTCCATCCGCTGCCCCGTTCTCGCCATCCAGGGCATCGACGACGAGTACGGCACACTCGCGCAGATCCGCGGCATCGCCGAGCGCGTGCCTGGCACCGCACTGGTGGAACTCCCCGACTGCGGGCATTCCCCGCATCGCGACCAGCCCGAAAAGGCGATAGTTGCGACCGTTTCATTCATCAACGACGACAGGAGATCTCCATGA
- a CDS encoding benzoate-CoA ligase family protein, whose amino-acid sequence MSLPARFNFAEHLFALNRGRAQKIAYVDDRGALPYGQLEERARRLAAALLAAGVKPADRVLLLMHDSSDWPVSFLGSLYAGIVPVAVNTLLTSDDYAYMLANSDAKAALVSGALLPVLQDAQRKGSHALKALFVSQPAGAVPEGAQEFEAALAAHEPLAEPAATTPQDHAFWLYSSGSTGKPKGTVHTHGNPWWTAELYGKPVLGLTEDDVCFSAAKLYFAYGLGNGLTFPLSVGATVLLMAERPTPDATFKRWTSEHKPTVFFGAPTGFAGMLASPSLPAREQVSLRMCSSAGEALPGELAQRFKQHFGCEIIDGIGSTEMLHIFISNRPGDIRYGTTGRPVEGYEIELRGEDGKPVGVGEVGDLYIKGPSTAVMYWGNPEKSAETFREGWTKSGDKYSRDADGYYTYAGRSDDMLKVSGIYVSPFEVEATLMQHPAVLEAAVIGKEDADGLTKTKAYVVRKAGQHVTDEELKAFVKERLAPYKYPRFIEFVEELPKTATGKIQRFRLRERERS is encoded by the coding sequence ATGAGCCTGCCCGCCCGATTCAATTTCGCCGAACACCTGTTCGCCCTCAACCGCGGCCGCGCGCAGAAGATCGCGTACGTCGACGACCGCGGCGCCCTGCCCTACGGCCAGCTGGAAGAGCGCGCGCGCCGGCTTGCCGCTGCGCTGCTCGCCGCGGGCGTGAAGCCTGCAGACCGCGTGCTGCTGCTGATGCACGACAGCAGCGACTGGCCGGTGAGCTTTCTCGGCAGCCTCTATGCCGGCATCGTGCCCGTGGCCGTCAACACGCTGCTGACTTCTGACGACTACGCCTACATGCTGGCCAACAGCGACGCCAAGGCCGCGCTGGTGTCGGGCGCGCTGCTGCCGGTGCTGCAGGATGCGCAACGCAAGGGCTCGCATGCGCTCAAGGCACTGTTCGTGTCGCAGCCTGCCGGCGCGGTGCCCGAGGGCGCGCAGGAATTCGAGGCGGCGCTCGCCGCGCACGAACCGCTGGCGGAGCCTGCCGCGACTACGCCGCAGGACCATGCCTTCTGGCTCTACTCCTCCGGCTCCACCGGCAAGCCCAAGGGCACGGTGCATACGCACGGCAACCCGTGGTGGACGGCCGAGCTCTACGGCAAGCCGGTGCTGGGACTGACCGAAGACGACGTCTGCTTCTCTGCGGCCAAGCTCTACTTTGCCTACGGGCTGGGCAACGGGCTGACCTTCCCGCTGTCGGTGGGCGCGACCGTGCTGCTGATGGCGGAGCGGCCGACGCCCGATGCGACCTTCAAGCGCTGGACCTCCGAGCACAAGCCCACCGTCTTCTTCGGCGCCCCGACCGGCTTCGCCGGCATGCTCGCTTCCCCCAGCCTGCCGGCGCGCGAGCAGGTGTCGCTGCGCATGTGCTCCTCGGCCGGCGAGGCGCTGCCGGGCGAGCTGGCGCAGCGCTTCAAGCAGCACTTCGGCTGCGAGATCATCGACGGCATCGGCTCCACCGAGATGCTGCACATCTTCATCTCCAACCGGCCCGGCGACATCCGCTACGGCACCACGGGCCGCCCGGTCGAGGGCTACGAGATCGAGCTGCGCGGCGAGGACGGCAAGCCCGTCGGCGTCGGCGAGGTGGGCGACCTCTACATCAAGGGGCCGAGCACGGCGGTGATGTACTGGGGCAACCCCGAGAAAAGCGCCGAGACTTTCCGCGAAGGCTGGACCAAGAGCGGCGACAAGTACTCGCGCGACGCCGACGGCTACTACACCTATGCGGGCCGCAGCGACGACATGCTCAAGGTCAGCGGCATCTACGTCTCGCCCTTCGAGGTCGAGGCCACGCTGATGCAGCACCCCGCCGTGCTCGAGGCCGCGGTGATCGGCAAGGAAGACGCCGACGGGCTGACCAAGACCAAGGCCTACGTGGTGCGCAAGGCGGGCCAGCACGTGACGGACGAGGAACTCAAGGCCTTCGTGAAGGAGCGCCTCGCACCGTACAAATACCCGCGCTTCATCGAGTTCGTGGAGGAGCTGCCGAAGACGGCCACCGGCAAGATCCAGCGCTTCCGGCTGCGCGAGCGGGAGAGATCATGA
- a CDS encoding 3,4-dehydroadipyl-CoA semialdehyde dehydrogenase, protein MPELLSNYVAGRWQAGNGAGTPLFDPVLGTELVRVDAGGLDLAEAFGFARETGGAALRALTYRQRAGLLAAVVKVLQANRDAYYEIATANAGTVKNDSAVDIDGAIFTVGQYAKWGDALGDVHALRDGDAVKLGKEPVFQSQHLQVPTRGVALFINAFNFPSWGLWEKAAPALLSGVPVIVKPATATAWLTQRMVRDVVEAGVLPAGALSIVCGSSAGLMDQLQGFDLVSFTGSADTGAVIRSHPAVAQRSVRVNIEADSLNSALLLPDAAPDSEAFKLLVREVVREMTVKAGQKCTAIRRVLVPQALYDAAAEAIGAKLAGITVGNPRNESVRMGSLVSRAQLNAVREGLDALKAQAGVLYDGSQAPLVDADPAVAACIGPVLLGARDADAAQQVHDVEVFGPVATLLPYRDLDHAVALAHRGHGSLVTSLYGADEATLGQAAVQLAASHGRVHVITPDVAQAHTGHGNVMPHSMHGGPGRAGGGAELGGLRALDFYHRRAAIQASPGVLAQLGLQPQA, encoded by the coding sequence ATGCCCGAACTTCTTTCCAACTATGTCGCCGGCCGCTGGCAGGCGGGCAACGGCGCCGGAACGCCGCTCTTCGATCCGGTGCTGGGCACCGAGCTGGTTCGCGTCGACGCGGGCGGGCTGGACCTGGCAGAGGCCTTCGGCTTCGCGCGTGAAACCGGCGGCGCGGCCCTGCGTGCGCTGACGTACCGGCAGCGCGCCGGCCTGCTGGCCGCGGTCGTGAAGGTGCTGCAGGCCAACCGCGATGCCTATTACGAGATCGCCACCGCCAACGCCGGCACGGTGAAGAACGATTCCGCCGTGGACATCGACGGCGCGATCTTCACGGTCGGCCAGTACGCCAAGTGGGGCGATGCACTGGGCGACGTGCATGCGCTGCGCGACGGCGACGCGGTCAAGCTGGGCAAGGAGCCCGTGTTCCAGTCGCAGCACCTGCAGGTGCCGACGCGCGGCGTCGCCCTCTTCATCAACGCCTTCAACTTTCCGTCGTGGGGCCTGTGGGAGAAGGCGGCACCCGCGCTGCTCTCCGGCGTGCCGGTGATCGTGAAGCCCGCCACGGCCACCGCCTGGCTCACCCAGCGCATGGTGCGCGACGTGGTCGAGGCCGGCGTGCTGCCGGCCGGCGCGCTGTCGATCGTCTGCGGCAGTTCGGCGGGGCTGATGGACCAGCTGCAGGGCTTCGACCTGGTCTCCTTCACCGGCTCGGCCGATACCGGCGCGGTGATCCGGTCGCATCCCGCGGTGGCGCAGCGCTCCGTGCGCGTGAACATCGAGGCCGACAGCCTCAACTCCGCCCTGCTGCTGCCCGACGCCGCGCCCGACAGCGAGGCCTTCAAGCTGCTGGTGCGCGAGGTGGTGCGCGAGATGACGGTCAAGGCGGGCCAGAAATGCACCGCGATCCGCCGCGTGCTGGTGCCTCAGGCCTTGTACGACGCAGCGGCCGAGGCGATCGGCGCGAAGCTCGCCGGAATCACCGTCGGCAATCCCCGCAACGAGTCCGTGCGCATGGGCTCGCTGGTGAGCCGCGCGCAGCTGAACGCGGTGCGCGAGGGCCTGGACGCCCTCAAGGCCCAGGCCGGCGTGTTGTACGACGGCAGCCAGGCGCCACTGGTCGATGCCGATCCCGCGGTGGCGGCCTGCATCGGCCCGGTGCTGCTGGGCGCGCGCGATGCCGATGCAGCGCAGCAGGTGCACGACGTGGAGGTCTTCGGCCCGGTCGCCACCTTGCTGCCCTATCGCGACCTCGACCACGCGGTCGCGCTCGCGCATCGCGGCCACGGTTCGCTGGTGACCTCGCTCTATGGCGCCGACGAAGCCACGCTGGGCCAGGCCGCGGTGCAGCTGGCCGCCAGCCACGGCCGCGTGCATGTGATCACGCCGGACGTGGCGCAGGCCCACACCGGCCATGGCAACGTGATGCCGCATTCGATGCACGGCGGTCCGGGCCGCGCGGGCGGCGGCGCCGAGCTGGGCGGGCTGCGCGCGCTCGACTTCTATCACCGCCGCGCCGCCATCCAGGCCAGCCCCGGCGTGCTGGCGCAGTTGGGCTTGCAACCCCAGGCTTGA
- a CDS encoding 4-hydroxylaminobenzoate lyase has protein sequence MSKESFHQIVADVTSQIAGRPLDAELDRWLNTVHGVGSESYEQLKQACIDGVAEGWLCDREGGGIKYGRVFKAADELHRFSVDVVDMKDIEGPHHTHPNGEVDLIMPLEGDATFDGRTAGWCVYPPGSAHHPTVAQGRALVLYLLPEGQIQFNK, from the coding sequence ATGTCCAAGGAAAGCTTCCACCAGATCGTCGCCGACGTGACCTCGCAAATCGCCGGCCGGCCGCTCGATGCCGAGCTCGACCGCTGGCTCAACACCGTGCATGGCGTGGGCAGCGAGAGCTACGAGCAGCTGAAGCAGGCCTGCATCGACGGCGTTGCCGAAGGCTGGCTGTGCGACCGCGAGGGGGGCGGCATCAAGTACGGCCGCGTGTTCAAGGCGGCCGACGAGCTGCACCGCTTCTCGGTCGATGTGGTGGACATGAAGGACATCGAGGGGCCGCACCACACGCATCCGAACGGCGAGGTCGACCTCATCATGCCGCTGGAAGGCGACGCGACCTTCGACGGCCGGACGGCGGGCTGGTGCGTCTACCCGCCGGGATCTGCGCATCACCCGACCGTCGCTCAGGGACGCGCCCTCGTGCTCTATCTCCTGCCCGAGGGACAAATTCAATTCAATAAATGA
- a CDS encoding helix-turn-helix transcriptional regulator translates to MNDRAEAVLSASADAAPQAEEAKNPLLVALGERVRNLRARRGLTRKAVAQAAEVSERHLANLEYGIGNASILVLQQVATALHCSLAELVGDVTTSSPEWLLIRELLERRGEADLRRARIALGELLGTAAGDPARHRRIALVGLRGAGKSTLGQMLADDLDVPFIELSREIEKLAGCSVREIHDLYGTNAYRRYERRALEEAIQIYSEVVIATPGGIVSDPATFNELLSHCTTVWLQAAPEEHMGRVAAQGDTRPMAASKEAMDDLRRILAGRAAFYSKADLSVDTGGQDLAQSFHALRTTVREAMSRG, encoded by the coding sequence ATGAATGACCGAGCCGAGGCGGTGCTGAGCGCATCCGCCGATGCGGCCCCGCAAGCCGAGGAAGCGAAGAACCCGCTGTTGGTGGCCTTGGGGGAACGCGTACGCAACCTGCGTGCGCGCCGGGGCCTCACGCGCAAGGCGGTGGCGCAGGCAGCCGAGGTGTCGGAGCGCCACCTGGCCAATCTCGAATACGGCATCGGCAATGCCTCCATCCTGGTGCTGCAGCAAGTGGCGACCGCGCTGCATTGCTCGCTGGCAGAGCTGGTGGGCGACGTGACGACCAGCTCGCCCGAATGGCTGCTCATCCGCGAGCTGCTGGAGCGCCGCGGCGAGGCCGACCTGCGGCGCGCCCGCATCGCCCTGGGCGAACTGCTGGGCACCGCGGCCGGCGACCCCGCCCGCCATCGCCGCATCGCGCTGGTCGGTCTGCGCGGTGCGGGCAAATCGACCCTCGGCCAGATGCTCGCGGACGATCTCGACGTGCCCTTCATCGAGCTGAGCCGCGAGATCGAGAAGCTCGCCGGCTGCAGCGTGCGCGAGATCCACGACCTCTACGGCACCAACGCCTACCGCCGCTACGAGCGCCGGGCGCTGGAAGAGGCGATCCAGATCTACAGCGAGGTGGTGATCGCCACGCCCGGCGGCATCGTCTCCGACCCCGCCACCTTCAACGAGCTGCTGTCGCACTGCACCACCGTCTGGCTCCAGGCTGCGCCCGAGGAGCACATGGGCCGCGTCGCCGCGCAGGGCGACACGCGCCCGATGGCGGCCAGCAAGGAAGCCATGGACGACCTGCGCCGCATCCTCGCCGGCCGGGCGGCCTTCTATTCCAAGGCCGACCTCAGCGTGGACACCGGCGGGCAGGACCTGGCGCAGAGTTTCCATGCCCTGCGCACGACGGTGCGGGAGGCGATGAGCCGGGGCTGA